In one Aeromicrobium wangtongii genomic region, the following are encoded:
- a CDS encoding PhzF family phenazine biosynthesis protein, with the protein MRFSQVDVFTDELMYGNPVAVVHDADGLTDDQMAAFARWTNLSETTFLLSPSDPGADYRLRIFTTRGELPFAGHPTLGSARAWLTAGGRPRGPGELVQECAAGPVRVRDDGRRLAFAAPPLRRGGPVDEADVDQVADALGISRADVVDARWADNGPGWVALLLADADAVLAVEPRGFGDIDKVGVVGPHAAGGDADFEVRAFFPPGEDPVTGSLNAAIGQWLIGSGRAPDSYVAAQGTLLGRRGRVHVDRIGDDIWVGGDTVVGVTGTVAL; encoded by the coding sequence ATGCGCTTCAGCCAGGTCGACGTCTTCACCGACGAGCTCATGTACGGCAACCCGGTCGCGGTCGTCCACGACGCCGACGGCCTCACCGATGACCAGATGGCTGCCTTCGCCCGCTGGACGAATCTGTCGGAGACGACCTTCCTGCTCTCGCCGAGCGATCCCGGCGCCGACTACCGGCTGCGGATCTTCACGACCCGCGGCGAGCTGCCGTTCGCAGGTCACCCGACGCTCGGCTCGGCCAGGGCGTGGCTGACCGCTGGTGGACGGCCGCGGGGCCCCGGCGAGCTGGTGCAGGAGTGCGCCGCCGGGCCGGTCCGGGTGCGCGACGACGGCCGGCGGCTGGCGTTCGCCGCTCCCCCGCTGCGCCGCGGGGGTCCGGTCGACGAGGCGGACGTCGACCAGGTCGCCGACGCACTCGGCATCTCGCGCGCGGACGTCGTGGACGCCCGGTGGGCGGACAACGGCCCGGGTTGGGTCGCCCTGTTGCTGGCCGACGCCGACGCCGTCCTGGCCGTGGAGCCGCGCGGCTTCGGCGACATCGACAAGGTCGGCGTCGTCGGCCCCCATGCCGCCGGCGGTGACGCCGACTTCGAGGTGCGGGCGTTCTTCCCGCCCGGTGAGGACCCCGTCACCGGCAGCCTCAACGCGGCGATCGGCCAGTGGCTGATCGGCTCCGGCCGGGCGCCGGACTCGTACGTCGCCGCCCAGGGCACCCTCCTCGGCCGCCGCGGACGCGTCCACGTCGACCGCATCGGCGATGACATCTGGGTCGGCGGCGACACCGTCGTCGGCGTCACCGGCACCGTCGCCCTCTGA
- the treZ gene encoding malto-oligosyltrehalose trehalohydrolase → MTIRVWCPELDRVQVRVDGQDHPMQAAEGGWWRADVDAPAGTDYAFLLGDDDTPLPDPRSGWQPGGVHAASRTYDHSAFAWTDQDWPGRALERSVLYELHIGTFTPEGTFDSAIQRLDHLVDLGIDLVEVLPVNSFDGPHGWGYDGVLWGAVHEPYGGPDGFKRFVDACHARGLGVVLDVVYNHLGPSGAYLDRFGPYFAGQNDWGPALNLDGPQSDEVRRYVLDNALTWFEHFHVDGLRLDAVHALVDGRALPILEELSAETARLSQALGRPLTLIAESDQNDPRTVTPRAEHGLGMDAQWSDDLHHALHVRLTGETDGYYADFAAPGALAKTLQRVFFHDGTWSSFRERSHGRPVDTASLPGTAFLAYLQNHDQIGNRATGDRISATVGPGLLACGAAIVLLGPYTPMLFMGEEWAASTPWQFFASFPDPELADAVRTGRRREFGRHGWGESEVPDPMDPATFERSKLNWSELEEDDHRDMLELHRSLIALRREHPELSDPSLASFAVEVADDDSWIVMHRGRFQVRVDFAEGSIDVTSTS, encoded by the coding sequence ATGACGATTCGCGTGTGGTGCCCAGAGCTGGACCGCGTCCAGGTTCGCGTCGACGGCCAGGACCACCCGATGCAGGCCGCCGAGGGCGGCTGGTGGCGCGCGGACGTCGACGCGCCCGCTGGTACCGACTACGCCTTCCTGCTCGGTGACGACGACACCCCGCTGCCCGATCCGCGGTCGGGGTGGCAGCCGGGCGGTGTCCACGCGGCCTCGCGCACGTACGACCACTCCGCCTTCGCGTGGACCGACCAGGACTGGCCGGGACGGGCCCTCGAGCGCTCGGTGCTGTACGAGCTGCACATCGGCACCTTCACCCCGGAGGGCACCTTCGACTCCGCGATCCAGCGGCTGGACCACCTCGTCGACCTGGGCATCGACCTGGTCGAGGTGCTGCCGGTCAACTCCTTCGACGGCCCTCACGGCTGGGGCTACGACGGGGTGCTGTGGGGCGCGGTGCACGAGCCGTACGGCGGTCCCGACGGCTTCAAGCGCTTCGTCGACGCCTGCCACGCCCGCGGGCTGGGCGTCGTGCTGGACGTCGTCTACAACCACCTGGGCCCCTCGGGCGCCTACCTGGACCGGTTCGGGCCGTACTTCGCGGGCCAGAACGACTGGGGCCCGGCGCTGAACCTGGACGGTCCGCAGTCCGACGAGGTCCGGCGCTACGTGCTGGACAACGCGCTGACCTGGTTCGAGCACTTCCACGTCGACGGGCTGCGGCTCGATGCCGTCCACGCCCTGGTCGACGGGCGGGCGTTGCCGATCCTCGAAGAGCTCTCGGCCGAGACCGCGCGCCTGTCGCAGGCGCTGGGACGTCCGCTCACGCTCATCGCCGAGTCCGACCAGAACGACCCGCGCACGGTCACCCCGCGCGCGGAGCACGGCCTGGGCATGGACGCCCAGTGGTCGGACGACCTGCACCACGCGCTGCACGTGCGCCTGACCGGCGAGACCGACGGCTACTACGCCGATTTCGCGGCACCGGGCGCGCTCGCCAAGACGCTGCAAAGGGTGTTCTTCCACGACGGCACCTGGTCCTCGTTCCGCGAGCGGTCGCACGGCCGCCCGGTTGACACCGCGTCCCTGCCGGGCACGGCCTTCCTCGCCTACCTGCAGAACCACGACCAGATCGGCAACCGGGCCACCGGCGACCGCATCTCGGCGACGGTGGGCCCGGGACTGCTGGCCTGCGGCGCGGCGATCGTGCTGCTCGGCCCGTACACGCCGATGCTGTTCATGGGCGAGGAGTGGGCGGCGTCCACGCCGTGGCAGTTCTTCGCCTCGTTCCCCGACCCCGAGCTGGCCGATGCGGTCCGCACGGGCCGGCGCCGGGAGTTCGGCCGGCACGGCTGGGGCGAGTCCGAGGTGCCCGATCCGATGGACCCGGCCACGTTCGAGCGCTCGAAGCTGAACTGGTCCGAGCTCGAGGAGGACGACCACCGCGACATGCTGGAGCTGCACCGCTCGCTCATCGCCCTGCGCCGTGAGCACCCCGAGCTGTCCGATCCGTCACTGGCGAGCTTCGCGGTCGAGGTCGCCGACGACGACTCCTGGATCGTGATGCACCGTGGCCGGTTCCAGGTCCGCGTCGACTTCGCCGAGGGCAGCATCGACGTCACCTCCACCAGCTGA
- a CDS encoding NAD-dependent epimerase/dehydratase family protein: MLIVIVGATGNIGTAVTRELAHAHDVVGVARRVPDVPPAAEGLASVRWVSADTATSDFVPIFEGADVVVHLAWLFQPTHDPDLTWAANAVGTRRVLDAAAQAGVPAVITTSSVAAYSPRGGGLADESWPTDGPSSAAYAREKAYVERLLDVFELEHPQTRVVRFRPAFVFQRSAATAQRRIFGGPFLPGRLLDPRFIAALPLPKGFEMQAVHSADLARAIAAAVERPVSGAFNIAADDVLDAAALADIFSARTVQVPTGLVRSALGLAWRAHLVPAPANLFDALMRIPMMSTARARAELDWQPQHTGREALEAFLDGVRHGAGGGTPALDPDSSGPLRVNEVRSGVGSRP, from the coding sequence ATGTTGATCGTCATCGTCGGTGCCACCGGCAACATCGGGACGGCGGTGACCCGCGAGCTCGCCCACGCCCACGACGTCGTCGGCGTCGCCCGCCGGGTCCCGGACGTCCCGCCCGCCGCCGAGGGCCTGGCGTCGGTGCGCTGGGTGTCGGCGGACACCGCGACGAGCGACTTCGTCCCGATCTTTGAGGGCGCGGACGTCGTGGTGCACCTGGCCTGGCTGTTCCAACCGACGCACGACCCGGACCTGACCTGGGCCGCGAACGCCGTCGGGACCCGGCGGGTGCTGGACGCCGCCGCGCAGGCGGGCGTCCCGGCCGTGATCACCACGTCGTCGGTCGCGGCGTACTCGCCCCGCGGCGGCGGGCTCGCCGACGAGTCCTGGCCCACCGACGGGCCGTCGAGCGCGGCCTACGCGCGGGAGAAGGCATACGTCGAGCGCCTGCTGGACGTCTTCGAGCTCGAGCACCCGCAGACCCGGGTCGTCCGGTTCCGGCCCGCCTTCGTGTTCCAGCGCTCCGCCGCCACCGCACAGCGCCGGATCTTCGGTGGCCCGTTCCTGCCCGGTCGCCTCCTGGACCCCCGGTTCATCGCCGCGCTGCCGCTGCCGAAGGGCTTTGAGATGCAGGCCGTCCACTCCGCCGATCTGGCCCGGGCCATCGCGGCTGCCGTCGAGCGCCCGGTGTCCGGCGCGTTCAACATCGCGGCCGACGACGTGCTCGACGCCGCCGCGCTCGCCGACATCTTCTCGGCCCGCACCGTGCAGGTGCCGACCGGTCTGGTGCGGTCCGCGCTGGGCCTGGCCTGGCGGGCGCACCTGGTGCCCGCGCCGGCCAACCTGTTCGACGCCCTCATGCGCATCCCGATGATGTCGACCGCCCGAGCGCGCGCGGAGCTGGACTGGCAGCCGCAGCACACCGGGCGCGAGGCGCTCGAGGCCTTCCTGGACGGTGTGCGTCACGGCGCCGGCGGCGGGACGCCGGCCCTCGACCCGGACTCCAGCGGCCCCCTGCGCGTCAACGAGGTCCGCAGCGGTGTCGGCTCGCGACCCTGA
- a CDS encoding UbiA family prenyltransferase, protein MGATAGALIRASHPGPTAAVTALAVLLASVWDAAPPTIVLIGVAALTGQLTVGWSNDLIDRDRDRRSARSDKPLATGALAAADVRAAIATAGVVTTATSLSLGARPGIAHLVLVAAGWAYNLGLKRTLLSWLPYAVCFGGLPAVVSLAAGRGWAPVWTVAAGALLGTGAHLVNAVPDLADDRRTGVRGLPHRLGARRSIDVATVLLLAGTVVTLVAPVGGIDTIAVIALAACAGLLVAGRVAPGRGPFRAAVGIALVDVVALLVRG, encoded by the coding sequence GTGGGCGCCACGGCCGGGGCCCTGATCCGGGCGAGCCACCCCGGGCCCACGGCGGCGGTGACCGCACTGGCCGTCCTCCTCGCCTCCGTGTGGGACGCGGCGCCGCCCACGATCGTTCTGATCGGCGTCGCGGCGCTGACCGGTCAGCTCACCGTCGGGTGGTCCAACGACCTCATCGACCGGGACCGCGACCGCCGGTCGGCCCGCAGCGACAAGCCGTTGGCGACCGGCGCGCTGGCCGCCGCCGACGTCCGGGCAGCGATCGCCACAGCCGGGGTCGTCACGACGGCTACCTCCCTGTCGCTGGGCGCCCGGCCGGGCATCGCGCATCTCGTCCTGGTGGCCGCCGGCTGGGCCTACAACCTGGGCCTCAAGCGCACGCTGCTGTCGTGGCTGCCGTACGCCGTGTGCTTCGGCGGCCTGCCCGCCGTGGTGTCGCTCGCGGCCGGACGCGGCTGGGCGCCGGTGTGGACCGTCGCGGCGGGTGCGCTGCTGGGCACGGGTGCCCACCTGGTCAACGCCGTCCCGGACCTGGCGGACGACCGGCGCACCGGCGTGCGCGGGCTGCCGCACCGCCTCGGCGCCCGCCGCTCGATCGACGTCGCAACCGTCCTGCTGCTGGCCGGGACCGTCGTGACGCTGGTGGCGCCCGTCGGCGGCATCGACACGATCGCGGTCATCGCCCTGGCGGCCTGCGCCGGACTGCTGGTGGCGGGCCGTGTCGCGCCGGGGCGCGGGCCGTTCCGCGCCGCCGTGGGCATCGCGCTGGTCGACGTCGTCGCCCTGCTGGTGCGGGGCTGA
- the treY gene encoding malto-oligosyltrehalose synthase codes for MTGDAPASTYRLQLRPEFGFADARDQVKYLSDLGVGAAYVSPVLDATPGSTHGYDVTDPRLARPALGGEPARLGLADALRAAGMGFVVDIVPNHMSIEVETANPFWWDVLDKGRASQFAHWFDIDWSRGRILVPVLGSADDLDALTVEGRELVYHDHRFPIAGDVDGTPREIHDRQNYELVDWRRGNTELNYRRFFDITTLAAVSVEKQDVFKAVHGEVLRWVEDGDVTGLRIDHPDGLADPTVYMRRLREAAPYAWIVVEKILHPGESLPASWPVDGTTGYDALGEIFGVLVDPAGEAPMTALAAEAGQDTDYAAVEENARRLVTDKILVAEVRRIAGLVEGIDPVFAQPAVAETMIAFDVYRSYLPEVGESWTRAIATAKQRRPDLAVALDALDRQVTEHPTGELATRIQQTSGMVVAKGTEDTTFYRYTRFVALNEVGGSPDRFGIGLDEFHRLAAARDAHAPATMTTLTTHDTKRSEDTRARMAVLSELADDFAGAVRGWSQEAGLGEPSLELLAWQTLVGAGPISDERLVDYLLKAARESKLRTTWTEPDEAFEQQIRDWPARVRETVGDQVDAFVAHITAAGWHNSLSQKLIQLTSPGVPDVYQGTELWDFSLVDPDNRRPVDYAQRRHLLARIADGEVPPVDASGAAKLLLVHRALTLRRDRPELFRGYRPLRADGPAADHAIAYGRSEDLVAVATRLPVGLAEAGGWGDTTLALDAGPWTDVLTGRTLDGTPVRLASLLDQYPVALLVRG; via the coding sequence ATGACCGGCGACGCCCCCGCCTCGACCTACCGGCTGCAGCTGCGGCCGGAGTTCGGCTTCGCCGACGCCCGTGACCAGGTCAAGTACCTGTCCGATCTGGGTGTCGGCGCGGCCTACGTCTCCCCGGTGCTGGACGCCACCCCCGGATCGACCCACGGGTATGACGTCACCGATCCGCGCCTGGCCCGTCCCGCCCTCGGCGGCGAGCCGGCGCGGCTCGGGCTGGCCGATGCCCTCCGGGCGGCCGGGATGGGCTTCGTGGTCGACATCGTGCCCAATCACATGTCGATCGAGGTGGAGACGGCCAATCCGTTCTGGTGGGACGTCCTGGACAAGGGCCGGGCCTCGCAGTTCGCGCACTGGTTCGACATCGACTGGAGCCGCGGCCGCATCCTGGTGCCCGTGCTGGGATCGGCCGACGATCTGGACGCCCTGACGGTCGAGGGCCGGGAGCTGGTCTACCACGATCACCGCTTCCCGATCGCCGGAGACGTCGACGGCACGCCGCGAGAGATCCACGACCGGCAGAACTACGAGCTGGTCGACTGGCGCCGCGGCAACACCGAGCTGAACTATCGCCGGTTCTTCGACATCACGACCCTGGCCGCCGTGAGCGTGGAGAAGCAGGACGTCTTCAAGGCCGTGCACGGCGAGGTGCTGCGGTGGGTCGAGGACGGGGACGTGACCGGTCTGCGGATCGACCACCCGGACGGACTGGCCGATCCCACGGTCTACATGAGGCGCCTGCGCGAGGCCGCCCCGTACGCGTGGATCGTCGTGGAGAAGATCCTGCATCCCGGCGAGTCCCTGCCGGCGAGCTGGCCGGTCGATGGGACGACCGGCTACGACGCGCTCGGGGAGATCTTCGGCGTGCTGGTCGACCCGGCCGGCGAGGCGCCGATGACGGCGCTGGCCGCCGAGGCCGGTCAGGACACCGACTACGCAGCCGTCGAGGAGAACGCCCGCCGCCTGGTGACCGACAAGATCCTGGTCGCCGAGGTGCGCCGGATCGCCGGGCTCGTCGAGGGAATCGACCCGGTCTTCGCGCAGCCAGCGGTGGCCGAGACGATGATCGCCTTCGACGTCTACCGCTCCTACCTGCCCGAGGTGGGCGAGTCGTGGACCCGCGCGATCGCCACGGCCAAGCAGCGGCGACCCGACCTGGCGGTGGCGCTGGACGCGCTGGACCGGCAGGTCACCGAGCACCCGACCGGCGAGCTCGCGACCCGCATCCAGCAGACGTCCGGCATGGTGGTGGCCAAGGGCACCGAGGACACGACGTTCTACCGGTACACCCGGTTCGTGGCGCTCAACGAGGTCGGTGGATCGCCCGACCGCTTCGGCATCGGCCTGGACGAGTTCCACCGCCTCGCTGCCGCCCGCGATGCCCACGCCCCGGCGACCATGACCACGCTGACGACGCACGACACCAAGCGCTCCGAGGACACGCGCGCGCGGATGGCGGTGCTGTCCGAGCTGGCCGACGACTTCGCCGGCGCGGTGCGCGGCTGGTCGCAGGAGGCCGGGCTCGGTGAGCCGTCGCTGGAGCTGCTGGCCTGGCAGACCCTCGTGGGTGCGGGACCGATCAGCGACGAGCGGCTCGTGGACTACCTGCTCAAGGCGGCGCGCGAGTCGAAGCTGCGCACGACGTGGACCGAGCCGGACGAGGCGTTCGAGCAGCAGATCCGCGACTGGCCGGCGCGGGTGCGAGAGACGGTCGGCGACCAGGTCGACGCCTTCGTCGCGCACATCACCGCCGCGGGCTGGCACAACTCGCTGAGCCAGAAGCTCATCCAGCTGACGTCGCCAGGGGTGCCCGATGTGTACCAGGGCACCGAGCTGTGGGACTTCTCGCTGGTCGACCCCGACAACCGGCGACCGGTCGACTACGCGCAGCGTCGGCACCTGCTGGCCCGGATCGCGGACGGCGAGGTGCCGCCCGTGGACGCCTCCGGGGCGGCCAAGCTGCTGCTGGTGCACCGGGCGCTCACCCTGCGCCGGGACCGGCCCGAGCTGTTCCGCGGCTACCGTCCGCTGCGCGCCGACGGCCCGGCCGCCGATCACGCGATCGCCTACGGCCGCAGCGAGGACCTCGTCGCGGTCGCGACCCGGCTCCCCGTCGGACTCGCGGAGGCCGGCGGCTGGGGCGACACCACCCTGGCGCTCGACGCGGGGCCCTGGACCGACGTCCTGACGGGCCGGACGCTGGACGGCACCCCGGTGCGGCTCGCGTCGCTGCTGGACCAGTACCCGGTCGCGCTGCTGGTGCGGGGCTGA
- the glgX gene encoding glycogen debranching protein GlgX codes for MRPWPGSAYPLGATYDGVGTNFALYSEVAELVELCLFDEDGTETRYRLEEVDGFVHHGYLPAIGPGQRYGYRVHGPYEPEQGLRCNPNKLLIDPYAKAFSHGVDWDDSLFGYSFDAPDERNDLDSAGHVPYSLVTNPFFDWANDRLPRTPYNESVIYEAHVKGLTMTHPDVPEELRGTYAALGHPSIIDHLKGLGVTAIELLPVHQFVTDHYLVEKNLKNYWGYNTIGFFAPHDAYTSRPGAQVEEFKGMVRALHEAGIEVILDVVYNHTAEGNHLGPTLSMKGIDNQSYYRLVEDDPQFYMDYTGTGNSLNVGNPHALQLIMDSLRYWVTEMHVDGFRFDLAATLAREFYDVDKLATFFELVQQDPVVSQVKLIAEPWDVGPGGYQVGGFPPQWTEWNGEYRDIVRDFWRGEPATLGEFASRITGSSDLYQDNGRRPYASINFITAHDGFTLADLVSYNEKHNEANGEDGRDGADDNRSWNCGVEGPTEDPEIMQLRDCQRRNLMATLLLSQGVPMILHGDELGRTQGGNNNAYCQDNEVAWVDWKSAEDDDAMTHFVGALAKFRAQHPVFRRRRFFEGKPIRKGDELRDIAWFTPAGEEMQEQNWDDGFGKSIVVFLNGAAIADRDPRGERVVDDSFLMAFNAHHEDIEMTLPSQDYGSAWGLVIDSCAGTVDTTPMDDVVPAGGTFTLPARSVVVLQRVDA; via the coding sequence TTGCGACCCTGGCCAGGAAGCGCCTATCCGCTCGGCGCGACGTATGACGGCGTCGGCACCAACTTCGCGCTGTACTCGGAGGTGGCCGAGCTCGTCGAGCTGTGCCTCTTCGACGAGGACGGCACCGAGACGCGGTACCGGCTGGAAGAGGTCGACGGATTCGTCCATCACGGCTACCTGCCGGCCATCGGGCCCGGCCAGCGCTACGGCTACCGCGTGCACGGCCCGTACGAGCCCGAGCAGGGCCTGCGCTGCAATCCCAACAAGCTGCTGATCGATCCCTACGCCAAGGCGTTCTCGCACGGCGTGGACTGGGACGATTCGCTGTTCGGCTACTCCTTCGACGCCCCCGACGAGCGCAACGACCTCGACTCGGCCGGCCACGTCCCGTACTCGCTGGTCACCAACCCCTTCTTCGACTGGGCCAACGACCGCCTGCCGCGCACCCCGTACAACGAGAGCGTCATCTACGAGGCGCACGTCAAGGGCCTCACGATGACCCACCCGGACGTCCCCGAGGAGCTGCGCGGGACGTACGCCGCCTTGGGCCACCCGTCGATCATCGATCACCTCAAGGGCCTGGGCGTCACGGCGATCGAGCTGCTGCCGGTGCACCAGTTCGTGACCGATCACTATCTGGTGGAGAAGAACCTCAAGAACTACTGGGGCTACAACACGATCGGCTTCTTCGCGCCGCACGACGCCTACACCTCGCGCCCCGGTGCGCAGGTCGAGGAGTTCAAGGGCATGGTGCGCGCTCTGCACGAGGCGGGCATCGAGGTCATCCTCGACGTGGTCTACAACCACACCGCCGAGGGCAACCACCTCGGGCCGACGCTGTCGATGAAGGGCATCGACAACCAGTCGTACTACCGCCTCGTCGAGGACGACCCGCAGTTCTACATGGACTACACGGGCACCGGCAACTCGCTGAACGTCGGCAACCCGCACGCGCTGCAGCTCATCATGGACTCCCTGCGCTACTGGGTCACCGAGATGCACGTCGACGGCTTCCGCTTCGACCTCGCGGCGACCCTGGCCCGTGAGTTCTACGACGTCGACAAGCTCGCGACCTTCTTCGAGCTCGTGCAGCAGGACCCGGTGGTCAGTCAGGTCAAGCTCATCGCCGAGCCGTGGGACGTCGGCCCGGGCGGCTACCAGGTGGGTGGCTTCCCTCCGCAGTGGACGGAGTGGAACGGCGAGTACCGCGACATCGTGCGCGACTTCTGGCGCGGCGAGCCGGCGACGCTGGGCGAGTTCGCCTCGCGCATCACCGGTTCGTCCGATCTGTACCAGGACAACGGCCGCCGCCCGTACGCGTCGATCAACTTCATCACGGCGCACGACGGCTTCACGCTGGCCGACCTGGTCTCGTACAACGAGAAGCACAACGAGGCCAACGGCGAGGACGGCCGGGACGGCGCGGACGACAACCGCTCGTGGAACTGCGGGGTGGAGGGACCGACTGAGGACCCCGAGATCATGCAGCTGCGTGACTGCCAGCGCCGCAACCTCATGGCGACGCTGCTGCTGTCGCAGGGTGTGCCGATGATCCTGCACGGCGACGAGCTGGGACGGACGCAGGGCGGCAACAACAATGCGTACTGCCAGGACAACGAGGTCGCCTGGGTCGACTGGAAGAGCGCCGAGGACGATGACGCCATGACCCACTTCGTGGGCGCGCTGGCGAAGTTCCGGGCCCAGCACCCGGTGTTCCGGCGTCGCCGGTTCTTCGAGGGCAAGCCGATCCGCAAGGGCGACGAGCTGCGCGACATCGCGTGGTTCACGCCCGCCGGCGAGGAGATGCAGGAGCAGAACTGGGATGACGGCTTCGGCAAGTCGATCGTGGTGTTCCTCAACGGCGCGGCCATCGCCGATCGCGACCCCCGCGGCGAGCGGGTCGTCGACGACTCCTTCCTGATGGCGTTCAACGCCCATCACGAGGACATCGAGATGACGCTGCCGTCCCAGGACTACGGCTCGGCCTGGGGGCTGGTCATCGACAGCTGCGCCGGCACGGTCGACACGACGCCGATGGACGACGTGGTGCCCGCCGGTGGCACGTTCACCCTCCCCGCGCGATCGGTCGTGGTGCTGCAGCGGGTGGACGCATGA
- the malQ gene encoding 4-alpha-glucanotransferase has translation MSPELVELAHAHGVATEYEGSDRTPVVVDEELVVAVLGMLEVDATTPESVRAALADVREQQRRTVLPPTVVALQGRSRPLGVAARVELEDGSSREVGDELPDDLPLGWHRIVTDEQDVTLIVAPERMPDIHPTWGWMLQLYALRSEHSWGMGDFGDLAEFARRSGAEQGAGVILVNPVQAVAPAHPIQRSPYSPASRRFANPLYLRVTDTAAYAAADPATQAAVLALAPQRNTELIDYDAVWDAKHAALELLWPHRPADEQAHEPDDQLRDFATFCALAEQHGDDWRDWPASLQDPTSTAVTQVRVELAERIAFHAWLQLLCREQLDAARAAAHGSGMGVGIVHDLPVGVSAGGPDTWSQREVFAPVVRVGCPADAFNELGQDWGLPPFKPAELAAAGYAPFRDVVRSVLQHADGIRIDHIAGLWRLWWIPPGEPAHRGTYVHYDADAMLAVLALEAHRAGAIIVGEDLGTVEDVVTTTMHERGMLSSAVLWFERDWDAPGQPFERPADWEPETMASVTTHDLPTATGWLEAEHVRLRASLDLLDGSAEDAYAAAASDRAALMDLVAAEGITDDDPVVALHAVIARAASRLVLSAPTDVLGERRQPNLPGTIDQYPNWRIPLPVSLEEFFDDAHVRAVIAPLRAERPPSAASHR, from the coding sequence ATGTCTCCCGAACTGGTCGAGCTGGCCCACGCCCACGGAGTCGCCACCGAGTACGAAGGATCCGACCGCACGCCCGTCGTCGTCGACGAGGAGCTGGTGGTCGCGGTCCTCGGCATGCTCGAGGTCGATGCCACGACGCCCGAGAGCGTCCGCGCCGCCCTGGCGGACGTCCGGGAGCAGCAGCGCCGGACGGTGCTGCCGCCAACGGTGGTCGCGCTGCAGGGACGGTCGCGGCCCCTCGGGGTCGCGGCGCGGGTCGAGCTCGAGGACGGCTCGAGCCGTGAGGTCGGCGACGAGCTGCCGGACGACCTGCCGCTGGGCTGGCACCGCATCGTCACCGACGAGCAGGACGTCACCTTGATCGTGGCCCCCGAGCGGATGCCGGACATCCACCCCACCTGGGGCTGGATGCTGCAGCTGTACGCGCTGCGGTCCGAGCACTCGTGGGGCATGGGCGACTTCGGCGACCTGGCCGAGTTCGCCCGCCGCTCCGGCGCCGAGCAGGGGGCGGGCGTCATCCTGGTCAACCCGGTGCAGGCCGTGGCGCCGGCCCACCCGATCCAGCGCTCGCCGTACTCGCCGGCCAGCCGGCGCTTCGCGAACCCGCTCTACCTGCGGGTCACCGACACCGCCGCCTACGCCGCGGCCGACCCGGCGACGCAGGCAGCGGTCCTCGCGCTCGCCCCGCAGCGCAACACCGAGCTGATCGACTACGACGCCGTCTGGGACGCCAAGCACGCCGCCCTCGAGCTGCTGTGGCCGCACCGTCCCGCCGATGAGCAGGCCCATGAACCGGACGACCAGCTGCGCGACTTCGCGACGTTCTGTGCGCTGGCCGAGCAGCACGGCGACGACTGGCGCGACTGGCCCGCGTCGCTGCAGGACCCGACCAGCACTGCCGTCACGCAGGTGCGGGTCGAGCTGGCCGAGCGGATCGCCTTCCACGCCTGGCTCCAGCTGCTGTGCCGCGAACAGCTCGACGCGGCCCGCGCTGCCGCGCACGGCAGCGGCATGGGCGTCGGCATCGTGCACGACCTGCCGGTGGGCGTCAGCGCGGGTGGCCCGGACACCTGGTCGCAGCGCGAGGTCTTCGCGCCCGTGGTGCGCGTGGGCTGCCCGGCCGATGCGTTCAACGAGCTCGGCCAGGACTGGGGCCTGCCCCCGTTCAAGCCGGCCGAGCTCGCAGCCGCCGGCTATGCGCCCTTCCGCGATGTCGTGCGCAGCGTGCTGCAGCACGCCGACGGCATCCGGATCGACCACATCGCCGGTCTGTGGCGGCTGTGGTGGATCCCGCCGGGAGAGCCGGCCCACCGCGGCACGTACGTGCACTACGACGCCGACGCGATGCTGGCGGTGCTGGCCCTGGAGGCGCACCGCGCCGGGGCGATCATCGTGGGGGAGGACCTCGGCACGGTCGAGGACGTCGTCACCACCACGATGCACGAGCGCGGCATGCTGAGCTCGGCCGTCCTGTGGTTCGAGCGCGACTGGGACGCCCCCGGGCAGCCCTTCGAGCGGCCGGCCGACTGGGAGCCCGAGACGATGGCCAGCGTCACGACGCACGACCTGCCGACGGCCACCGGCTGGCTGGAGGCCGAGCACGTCCGGCTGCGCGCCTCGCTGGACCTGCTCGACGGCAGCGCCGAGGACGCGTACGCGGCGGCAGCCTCCGACCGGGCGGCGCTGATGGACCTCGTGGCCGCCGAGGGCATCACGGACGACGATCCGGTCGTCGCGCTGCACGCCGTCATCGCGCGCGCCGCCTCACGGCTGGTGCTGAGTGCCCCGACGGACGTCCTGGGGGAACGGCGCCAGCCCAATCTGCCCGGGACGATCGACCAGTACCCCAACTGGCGCATCCCCCTGCCGGTGTCGCTGGAGGAGTTCTTCGACGATGCCCACGTCCGCGCCGTCATCGCGCCGCTGCGCGCGGAGCGTCCGCCCTCGGCAGCATCACACCGCTGA